The genome window GTTTGATGGAAAGAGCAAAGAACTggagacgaagaagaagagagggaAAGAGATCGAAGCAGCCTTGGAAAGCTCGTCATTTCATACCTCGGATGAGGAGTTGGATGGGCTTGATTTTGAACAACTGCGTCAACTGAGAGAGAAGTTGGTGAAGATGAGAGACACGATGCGTCGTCTTGCCAATGCCTATGCCGTAGCCGATGCTCCACCAAAGCTGCCGGTGCCAGTGCCAGTGCCAGTGCCAATGCCGGTGCTCAATCTAGCAGAAGTTGTGAAAAGTCGAGGTGCTTCTATGATTCCAGCTGATTGGCTGAAACTCTGATTTTTTATCGTTGGCTGTTGGTTAGTAGTATGAAATTGAACTATTAAAGGTTGATTTGTGAGGGTTACTTTGTGGTTTTTCATTATTGCATAATCCCCTGTTTTATGATTTCAGTACTTTTTGATTTAGCAGAtgctcctttttcttttccggTGATTTCCAAAGATTTATGATATTTGTAAGCTTTTGAGTTGTGATTTTAAGCAACTGCTATATTTAGCTTTTTTTCCTTATGCCATAATAAGTAATAAGTGTTACATTATAAAAGTTgagaatataattatgataattttctcattttactttGCTTTAATGGTTTATGGAATTTggttaataaatattcatttaaattacaAAGTTTAGTCAAtctcataaattttgaaaatgaaattttatatcatgaaatttctatttttctcaatGTCGCATATGTATAGAATGATGTACGAGAATActcaaaacaatattatttcattaaaataagaaaagagaaaatgaaatgaaacaatatTTGGTGAGAATTGTTAGAATTGACAATTATAAGTAGTTAAtacagtattttattttcagacTTTATgagaattatttgaatttaaaatgaattCATTATTTAGATTGCCTATTATCCCTTAattgtatattattattattattattattattattattaaatttaatgttcACAAATACtacttattaaataaacaaatagaCACTGTCGAATAAGAATCCATACATGAGAAGAATATTGAATAATCCAAACACTGAGACAATAAGAATAATTGTGGCAAGATATCATAAATTCTCCAGGCAATTCTCTCATTATGACCACGTgcataacataaaatatactccattcgtccctaaaaatttattatttatttccattttcgtccacctcacaaaatttgtcacctactattttttataatagatcACACATTCAATTTATTCATTcccacttacattttattataaaactaatatataaaaataaaactcatataccactaatttttcaaccactttttattactccctccgggTAGAGATAAAAGGTGTCTCCAATTTTAGTAATGTAttatcttagttgggacaaataCGCAAGgagtatatttcttaaaattcgtgtgaAATCAAAtggtaacaaattaaaaaggacgGAGGTAATAGTAGTAGAATTTTGCAGCAAGAGCATCTTATGTAAAATCATTAGAATCTATCTGCTGAATGCTGATGGTTCAAAATTGACAGGAGACAGATTATTACTAGGTTCAATCTGCATCATCAGTTACCGCTGTCAGCAGCTGTGTTTCTAAATTTGTACTTCTCTCTCCCTATCCATTTCCACGCTCACATGGCTTTTCTCATTAGTCATTACCATTAGCCTCCGAGCTCGGTGTGAAACTCATGACCGTGAGCCTGATTCCCATCTCATCCGGCATCCATCTCACGGTCTTGGCCCTCGAAGAACAGGACCTCAACATTCTACGCATAGTCCTGCAACTCAGCAACCCCCCAGTGGACGAGGATCCCAACCGAGCAGGGCGTGTTGTTATCCTCCATCTCCACTTCCACGTTCCTCTGCTTGTGGAACGGGACGATGAGAAATACAGACGTCTTCCTCCATGGTGGAGTGTATACCTGTAGGGGCAGCGCGCGGTGATGACCTGCGTCAAGGCCCCCTCCTGACAAGACAGTTCCAGTTCAAAAATTCGAACCACCAAACCGAAACTGCTGATTCTAGTCCGGTTCCGGTTAACCATGTATGTCCAATTGCCCCTTGTATCTAGCCGGGTTTCATGAAATTATAGTAGCACTCCAATTCTTTGAAAAATGAACGGATAAAGTTTATACACAGCTTGGAGTTTTGTAACTTTTGTATACTGTCACATTAATCATCTATATGTTCAATA of Salvia hispanica cultivar TCC Black 2014 unplaced genomic scaffold, UniMelb_Shisp_WGS_1.0 HiC_scaffold_897, whole genome shotgun sequence contains these proteins:
- the LOC125200307 gene encoding agamous-like MADS-box protein AGL29 isoform X2 gives rise to the protein MKLIEDENARTVTFSKRRAGLFKKATELSILCGTQIALIIFSLGGRAYSFGHPDVESIIGRFFNTNPTGTAPESSSSSRYRAAMLQEIKEQFDGKSKELETKKKRGKEIEAALESSSFHTSDEELDGLDFEQLRQLREKLVKMRDTMRRLANAYAVADAPPKLPVPVPVPVPMPVLNLAEVVKSRGASMIPADWLKL